Proteins co-encoded in one Kutzneria chonburiensis genomic window:
- a CDS encoding TetR/AcrR family transcriptional regulator yields the protein MAQVRRRGAVLEQAILRAAADELTESGYAGLTMDRVAQRAGTNKNAIYRRWPNRAALGVAAYKLLVETRLGPPDTGDLRTDVLTVLRQMNADVGTPKADVIRGLLAATAEDPDLLPQLLELVGDGGASMWLTILQRAVDRGQAAPESLHPRVATVAVTLLRNEYASHGLRPVGDDVLVEIVDRVYLPLTARPTAERT from the coding sequence ATGGCGCAGGTGAGGCGGCGCGGGGCGGTGCTGGAGCAGGCGATCCTGCGCGCCGCGGCGGACGAGCTGACCGAGTCCGGCTACGCGGGCCTGACGATGGACCGGGTGGCGCAGCGCGCCGGCACCAACAAGAACGCCATCTACCGCCGCTGGCCCAACCGCGCCGCGCTCGGCGTCGCCGCGTACAAGCTGCTCGTGGAGACCCGGCTCGGCCCGCCCGACACCGGCGACCTGCGCACCGACGTGCTCACCGTGCTGCGGCAGATGAACGCCGACGTCGGCACGCCCAAGGCCGACGTCATCCGCGGCCTGCTGGCCGCCACCGCCGAGGATCCGGACCTGCTCCCCCAACTGCTGGAATTGGTCGGCGACGGCGGCGCGTCGATGTGGCTGACGATCTTGCAGCGGGCGGTCGACCGCGGCCAGGCCGCACCCGAGTCCCTCCACCCGCGCGTCGCCACGGTCGCCGTCACGTTGCTACGCAACGAATACGCGTCCCACGGCCTGCGCCCCGTCGGCGACGACGTGCTGGTGGAGATAGTCGACCGGGTCTACCTGCCGCTCACAGCCCGTCCAACAGCTGAGCGAACGTGA
- a CDS encoding GcvT family protein gives MAADRALPDRARIVIIGGGVGGASVAYHLAQLGERDVIVLDRDELTSGSTFHSAGLVGQLRADPTLTRMNQHSAQLYAELQAGEHPPGWVQCGGIRLACTPDRMAEVRRQIGWARAFGVPLEEISAEQARELFPLMDTKGVLGGSYLPTDGYVDPSQLAYSLAAGARAGGVRIHQHTRVTGIDVERGRVSRVRTDKGDVEAEIVVNCGGMYAAEIGRLAGVRIPIIPMSHQYVVTEPVRERDGTHLPTLRDPDNLVYWREEVDGLLMGGYERDSRAWSLDKTGLDRIPSDFNGKLLAADWERFAEISENAAMRVPVMADLGIRKLINGPEAFTPDNEFCLGETEVAGFFVAAGFCAHGIAGAGGIGKVMAEWIVAGEAQLDVSHMDIRRFGRQYRSPSYTLARVTENYETYYDIPFPHRQRSAGRPLRMSPAYAWHAQQQAHFSEKSGWERVDYYQNNMYAGDDFMQPRGWAGMGWSPAIVAEHRGTRAAAGLFDETSFAKIEVSGPGAAELLSWLCANDVDREVGSVTYTQALNTRGGIECDFTVARLEEDLFRIVTGTAYGSRDLAWLRQHAPRDGSVRIADVTGQYTCFALWGPNSREILAQLTPAGLDNESFPYMTAQQITVGDVPLVAQRVTFVGELGWELYASAEYGAGLWATLWEYGQDFGLIAGGYKAIDSMRLEKGYRLWGSDLTPDHNPYEAGLGFAVKKDKPFLGRDALLQAKERGITRRLRCLTLDEQHAVPLGGEPVRIGDEIVGRVTTGGFGYTVDKPIAFAYLPATTPIGAALSVELFGEWVNGVVTRDPLFDPKGDRVKA, from the coding sequence GTGGCAGCTGACAGGGCACTCCCCGACCGGGCAAGGATCGTCATCATCGGTGGCGGGGTGGGCGGCGCCAGTGTCGCGTACCACCTCGCCCAGCTGGGCGAACGCGACGTGATCGTGCTCGACCGCGACGAGCTGACCAGCGGCTCGACCTTCCACTCGGCCGGGCTGGTCGGCCAGCTGCGCGCCGATCCGACGCTGACCAGGATGAACCAGCACTCCGCCCAGCTGTACGCCGAGTTGCAGGCCGGTGAACATCCGCCCGGCTGGGTGCAGTGCGGCGGCATCCGGCTGGCCTGCACGCCGGACCGGATGGCCGAGGTGCGCCGGCAGATCGGCTGGGCCCGGGCGTTCGGCGTGCCGCTGGAGGAGATCAGCGCCGAGCAGGCCAGGGAACTGTTCCCGCTGATGGACACCAAGGGCGTGCTCGGCGGCTCCTACCTGCCGACCGACGGCTATGTGGACCCCTCGCAGCTGGCCTACTCGCTGGCCGCCGGGGCCCGCGCCGGCGGCGTGCGGATCCACCAGCACACCCGCGTCACCGGCATCGACGTCGAACGCGGCCGGGTGAGCAGGGTCCGCACCGACAAGGGCGATGTCGAGGCGGAGATCGTCGTCAACTGCGGCGGCATGTACGCGGCCGAGATCGGCCGGCTGGCCGGCGTGCGGATCCCGATCATCCCGATGTCGCACCAGTACGTGGTCACCGAGCCGGTGCGCGAGCGGGACGGCACGCACCTGCCGACGCTGCGCGACCCGGACAACCTCGTGTACTGGCGCGAGGAGGTCGACGGGCTGCTGATGGGCGGTTACGAGCGTGACTCGCGGGCCTGGTCGCTGGACAAGACCGGGCTGGACCGGATTCCGAGTGACTTCAACGGAAAGCTGCTGGCCGCCGACTGGGAGCGGTTCGCCGAGATCAGCGAGAACGCGGCGATGCGCGTGCCGGTGATGGCCGATCTGGGCATCCGCAAGCTGATCAACGGGCCGGAGGCGTTCACCCCGGACAACGAGTTCTGCCTCGGCGAGACCGAGGTCGCCGGCTTCTTCGTGGCCGCGGGTTTCTGTGCGCACGGCATCGCCGGGGCCGGCGGCATCGGCAAGGTGATGGCCGAGTGGATCGTGGCCGGCGAGGCCCAGCTGGATGTGTCCCATATGGACATTCGCCGGTTCGGCCGGCAGTACCGGTCGCCCTCGTACACGCTGGCCCGGGTCACCGAGAACTACGAGACGTACTACGACATCCCGTTCCCGCACCGGCAGCGCTCGGCCGGCCGGCCGCTGCGGATGTCGCCGGCCTACGCCTGGCACGCCCAGCAGCAGGCCCATTTCAGCGAGAAGTCGGGCTGGGAGCGGGTCGACTACTACCAGAACAACATGTACGCCGGCGACGACTTCATGCAGCCGCGCGGCTGGGCCGGCATGGGCTGGTCGCCGGCGATCGTGGCCGAGCACCGCGGCACCCGCGCGGCCGCCGGGCTGTTCGACGAGACCTCGTTCGCCAAGATCGAGGTGTCCGGGCCGGGCGCGGCCGAGCTGCTGAGTTGGTTGTGCGCCAACGATGTCGACCGCGAGGTCGGCAGCGTCACCTACACCCAGGCGCTGAACACCCGCGGCGGCATCGAGTGCGACTTCACCGTGGCCCGACTGGAAGAGGACCTCTTCCGGATCGTCACCGGCACGGCCTACGGCTCGCGTGACCTGGCCTGGCTGCGCCAGCACGCACCGCGGGACGGCTCGGTGCGCATCGCCGACGTCACCGGCCAGTACACGTGTTTCGCTTTGTGGGGACCGAATTCCCGCGAGATCCTGGCCCAGCTGACGCCGGCCGGCCTGGACAACGAGTCGTTCCCGTACATGACGGCGCAGCAGATCACGGTCGGCGACGTGCCGCTGGTGGCGCAGCGGGTGACCTTCGTCGGCGAGCTGGGCTGGGAGCTGTACGCCTCGGCCGAGTACGGCGCCGGGCTGTGGGCGACGCTGTGGGAGTACGGCCAGGACTTCGGGCTGATCGCCGGCGGGTACAAGGCGATCGACAGCATGCGGCTGGAGAAGGGTTACCGGCTCTGGGGTTCCGACCTCACGCCGGACCACAACCCTTACGAGGCCGGGCTGGGCTTCGCCGTCAAGAAGGACAAGCCGTTCCTGGGACGGGATGCGTTGCTCCAGGCCAAGGAGCGCGGCATCACCCGCCGGCTGCGCTGCCTGACGCTGGACGAGCAGCACGCGGTGCCGCTGGGCGGCGAGCCGGTGCGCATCGGCGACGAGATCGTCGGCCGGGTCACCACCGGCGGATTCGGCTACACCGTCGACAAGCCCATCGCCTTCGCCTACCTGCCGGCGACAACGCCGATCGGCGCCGCCCTTTCGGTGGAGTTGTTCGGCGAATGGGTGAACGGTGTGGTGACAAGGGATCCGCTGTTCGACCCGAAGGGCGACCGCGTCAAGGCCTAG
- a CDS encoding MFS transporter — MVAGWRYLLGDRALRLLFANALLFGSAILMVVPLETVLMLNVLHFTPWQYGLVVGLPCLGGVLGARLSPRLVRRFGIRRVLIGAGIARTPWLLTIPLAGQGFGGLVLLSTVSFGLLLCAGVFNPAFAAHRMAITREDMMSRVLAGWSVGGRLTQPFFIAAGGALATVTSLRTAIVVAGILCVTSIPFLIPRTADVPSYR; from the coding sequence ATCGTCGCCGGCTGGCGCTACCTGCTGGGCGATCGGGCGCTGAGGTTGTTGTTCGCCAACGCTTTGCTGTTCGGCTCGGCGATACTCATGGTAGTACCGCTGGAGACCGTGCTGATGCTGAACGTCCTCCATTTCACGCCATGGCAGTACGGCCTGGTGGTCGGCCTGCCGTGCCTGGGTGGCGTGCTCGGGGCCAGACTCTCGCCGCGACTGGTCCGCCGGTTCGGCATCCGCCGGGTGCTCATCGGCGCCGGCATCGCCAGAACCCCTTGGCTGCTGACGATTCCGCTCGCCGGACAAGGTTTCGGCGGCCTCGTCCTGTTGAGCACAGTGTCCTTCGGCCTACTGCTGTGCGCCGGCGTGTTCAACCCGGCCTTCGCCGCACATCGCATGGCCATCACCCGCGAGGACATGATGTCCCGTGTCCTCGCTGGTTGGTCTGTCGGCGGCCGCCTCACCCAGCCGTTCTTCATCGCCGCCGGTGGCGCGCTCGCCACCGTCACCAGCCTCCGCACGGCGATCGTGGTGGCCGGAATCCTGTGCGTCACCAGCATTCCGTTCCTGATCCCCCGCACCGCCGACGTTCCGAGCTACCGATAG
- a CDS encoding MFS transporter, which yields MDLGAGFRRLWWASATSDAGSAIGYGALPLVAVLILHASPAEVSLLAAVSALAGALIAVPSGAAVEFRRKRPVMVAADIVRFAALTSVAVTTALHVVTMAQLYAVSVIQTAALVTFQAASGAHLRSLVPTENRAATPASHALGHLGEFRPRATSSVVTLGGQARGRNSPARERDSRGSRKRHHQPERPRAARRSSPAGATCWAIGR from the coding sequence GTGGATCTGGGGGCGGGGTTTCGGCGGCTGTGGTGGGCGTCAGCGACGAGCGACGCGGGTAGTGCGATCGGGTATGGGGCGCTGCCGCTGGTGGCGGTGTTGATATTGCACGCATCGCCGGCGGAGGTGTCGCTGCTGGCGGCGGTGTCGGCGCTGGCCGGGGCACTGATCGCGGTGCCGTCGGGGGCGGCGGTGGAGTTCCGACGGAAGCGGCCGGTGATGGTGGCGGCGGACATCGTCAGGTTCGCGGCGCTGACGAGCGTGGCGGTGACGACGGCGCTGCACGTGGTGACGATGGCGCAGCTGTACGCGGTAAGCGTGATCCAGACGGCGGCCCTGGTGACGTTCCAAGCGGCCAGCGGCGCGCACCTGAGGTCGTTGGTACCAACGGAAAACCGGGCGGCGACCCCCGCGAGTCACGCTCTCGGGCACCTCGGCGAGTTCCGCCCTCGGGCCACTTCCAGCGTGGTCACGTTGGGTGGGCAGGCCCGAGGACGGAACTCTCCAGCCCGAGAGCGTGACTCGCGTGGCAGCCGGAAGCGCCACCACCAGCCCGAACGGCCAAGAGCGGCAAGGAGATCGTCGCCGGCTGGCGCTACCTGCTGGGCGATCGGGCGCTGA
- a CDS encoding alpha/beta hydrolase: MNKLRAALALPAVALALAATAVPATAAPEQPARTITWAPCEQDATVDCGTLVLPINWDNPKDGTFSLALARRKATDPSKRIGSLVFDPGGPGGSGVLSLIYNPTMFSPELMSRFDIIGFDPRGVNPHDAIKCDLSVLQQAPTDPPDTPKGYAAAVAYRKTLMDDCRKLSGPLIDHVDDISVVKDIDAIRAALGEKKLTYYGVSYGTLMGQQYAEMFPDHVRALALDSNMDHSQRTTGFTVTEAQTDEDAFQEFVKWCDRDATCALHGQDVNLLFNQLYAKAQAGKLIDPNTQKPMTADELSGLPVGYLYGPDWKYLAQDLKALADSTTAFGPKADTTAYVYFPFAFCADWKFDLPNAASVALQRRISNAVAPTLRLSGIGWGAMTGCLGVDKVANPQHPYQVHGTPPLLIIGGKHDPATPYAWSVGAASQIRNSTLLTYDGWGHGQYFKSPCVVAATDQYLISGKLPAKGTHCPAVPPATTGFAGQRSPLPAVGF; encoded by the coding sequence GTGAACAAGTTACGAGCAGCGCTCGCGCTGCCGGCGGTGGCGCTCGCCCTGGCCGCCACCGCCGTGCCCGCGACCGCGGCGCCGGAGCAGCCGGCCCGGACGATCACCTGGGCGCCGTGCGAACAGGACGCCACCGTCGACTGCGGCACGCTGGTCCTGCCGATCAACTGGGACAACCCCAAGGACGGCACGTTCTCGCTGGCCCTGGCCCGCCGCAAGGCGACCGACCCGAGCAAGCGCATCGGCTCGCTGGTGTTCGACCCGGGCGGTCCCGGCGGCTCCGGCGTGCTGTCGCTGATCTACAACCCGACCATGTTCTCGCCGGAGCTGATGAGCCGCTTCGACATCATCGGTTTCGACCCGCGCGGCGTGAACCCGCACGATGCCATCAAGTGCGACCTGTCCGTGCTCCAGCAGGCGCCGACCGACCCGCCGGACACGCCCAAGGGCTACGCCGCCGCGGTCGCGTACCGCAAGACGCTCATGGACGACTGCCGCAAGCTCAGCGGGCCGTTGATCGACCACGTTGACGACATCAGCGTGGTCAAGGACATCGACGCGATCCGGGCCGCGCTGGGCGAGAAGAAGCTGACCTACTACGGCGTCTCGTACGGCACGCTGATGGGCCAGCAGTACGCCGAGATGTTCCCCGACCACGTGCGCGCGTTGGCCCTGGACAGCAACATGGACCACAGCCAGCGCACCACCGGCTTCACCGTCACCGAGGCGCAGACCGACGAGGACGCCTTCCAGGAGTTCGTGAAGTGGTGTGACCGCGACGCCACCTGCGCCCTGCACGGGCAGGACGTCAACCTGCTGTTCAACCAGCTCTACGCCAAGGCGCAGGCCGGCAAGCTGATCGATCCCAACACCCAGAAGCCGATGACCGCCGACGAGCTGTCCGGCCTGCCGGTCGGCTACCTGTACGGACCGGACTGGAAGTACCTGGCCCAGGACCTCAAGGCGTTGGCCGACAGCACCACCGCGTTCGGCCCCAAGGCCGACACCACGGCGTATGTGTACTTCCCGTTCGCCTTCTGCGCCGACTGGAAGTTCGACCTGCCCAACGCCGCCTCCGTCGCCCTCCAGCGGCGCATCAGCAACGCTGTCGCGCCGACGCTGCGCCTGTCCGGCATCGGCTGGGGCGCGATGACCGGCTGTCTCGGCGTCGACAAGGTGGCCAATCCCCAGCACCCGTACCAGGTTCACGGCACGCCGCCGCTGCTGATCATCGGTGGCAAGCACGATCCGGCCACGCCGTACGCGTGGTCCGTCGGCGCGGCCAGCCAGATTCGCAACTCCACACTGCTGACCTATGACGGCTGGGGCCACGGCCAGTACTTCAAGAGCCCGTGCGTCGTCGCCGCGACCGACCAGTACCTGATCTCCGGCAAGCTGCCGGCCAAGGGCACCCACTGCCCGGCCGTGCCGCCCGCCACCACCGGCTTCGCCGGTCAGCGCTCCCCGCTGCCCGCGGTCGGTTTCTGA
- a CDS encoding glycoside hydrolase family 27 protein, with amino-acid sequence MSSRLTAVAAAVVAVAVLLPGASPAYAKTGFAAPAMGWSSWSVEASTRATYGTSWLTESHVEGAADAVASKLKSAGYRYINIDSGWNADLSFNGHTDGNGIPDPDPTRFPDGIAGVANYVHNEGLLLGLYTTVGLDKGVYDKNAPIVGTGCHTQDIAQQPLTATNGWGSSWKINYGNSCARAYLNSVASKFASWGVDLIKVDGITADNVADVQAWSRAIDQTGRSIWLTASAWPVPQSIESQLSSYANDVRIDTDVECYCATLSTWTSSVSARWNDLPNWLGGLGSGYFPDLDSMPISNNSGSAIQDGISSTERQSVMTFWSMASAPLYVGGDVYFLDSGAVSILTNPEVVAVDQSARFPTRITGGTLQKWRKQLPDGSWAVAVYNLGSSSANITVNWSDLGISGSHPVRDLVSRTDLGSFSGSWTATAIPAHGSKLIKVG; translated from the coding sequence ATGTCCAGTCGTCTCACCGCGGTTGCCGCGGCGGTCGTCGCCGTTGCTGTTCTGCTGCCGGGCGCGAGTCCGGCGTACGCCAAGACCGGCTTCGCGGCGCCGGCCATGGGCTGGAGCAGCTGGAGCGTGGAGGCCTCGACGCGGGCCACGTACGGGACCAGCTGGCTGACCGAATCCCATGTCGAGGGGGCCGCGGACGCGGTGGCGTCCAAGCTGAAGTCGGCCGGCTACCGGTACATCAACATCGACTCCGGCTGGAACGCCGACCTGTCGTTCAACGGGCACACCGACGGCAACGGCATTCCGGACCCCGACCCGACCCGCTTCCCCGACGGCATCGCCGGCGTGGCCAACTACGTGCACAACGAGGGGCTGCTGCTCGGGCTGTACACGACCGTGGGGCTGGACAAGGGCGTCTACGACAAGAACGCGCCGATCGTCGGGACCGGTTGCCACACCCAGGACATCGCCCAGCAGCCGCTCACCGCCACCAACGGCTGGGGCAGCTCGTGGAAGATCAATTACGGCAACTCGTGCGCCCGGGCCTACCTCAACTCCGTGGCGAGCAAGTTCGCCTCGTGGGGCGTCGACCTGATCAAGGTGGACGGCATCACGGCCGACAACGTCGCCGATGTGCAGGCGTGGTCGCGGGCCATCGACCAGACCGGGCGCAGCATCTGGCTCACCGCCAGCGCGTGGCCCGTGCCGCAGTCCATCGAGTCGCAATTGTCCAGCTACGCCAACGATGTTCGGATCGACACCGACGTCGAGTGCTACTGCGCCACGTTGTCCACGTGGACCAGTTCCGTCAGCGCTCGCTGGAACGACCTGCCCAACTGGCTCGGCGGTCTCGGTTCGGGCTACTTCCCCGACCTGGACTCCATGCCCATTTCCAACAACTCCGGCAGCGCCATCCAGGACGGCATCAGCAGCACCGAGCGCCAGAGCGTGATGACCTTCTGGTCCATGGCCTCCGCGCCGCTCTACGTGGGCGGCGACGTCTACTTCCTCGACAGCGGAGCCGTTTCCATTCTCACCAACCCCGAAGTTGTTGCCGTCGACCAATCCGCCCGGTTCCCCACCCGAATCACCGGCGGCACCTTGCAGAAGTGGCGCAAGCAGCTGCCCGACGGCAGTTGGGCCGTCGCCGTCTACAACCTCGGGTCCTCCAGCGCCAACATCACCGTCAACTGGAGCGACCTCGGCATCAGCGGCAGCCACCCGGTTCGCGACCTGGTGTCCCGGACGGATCTCGGTTCCTTCAGCGGAAGCTGGACCGCCACCGCCATTCCCGCCCACGGCTCCAAGCTGATCAAGGTGGGGTAG
- a CDS encoding choline/ethanolamine kinase family protein translates to MLITFVRGREARPVVLDEIVSQVPEFAGPVELTVIKGGLSHRVVRVDAGGGRFVLRVLDLAVTEAGLGVTMEQEIANTVQAAETGAGPRVLRVLPDAHALVLEYVDGRTLSAADVPSHLDGIADACRRLHSGRPFGNSFDIFEKLAEFLTLCERHGLGLPDGYAEQLPLVARIREALAARPLPAVPCHNDLLAENFIADGDRVRIVDYQLSGQNDPCFELGDIAAEALLDVTGVTRLALAYFGSDLNDRLLARTRLYLTMSNVTWTLWFTVHSGLLGGRADVSAAADFDYAAEAAAKWGRALSDLGDPGLGELLDTVRR, encoded by the coding sequence TTGCTGATCACGTTCGTCCGAGGACGGGAGGCGCGGCCGGTGGTGCTGGACGAGATCGTCTCCCAGGTGCCCGAGTTCGCCGGGCCGGTCGAGCTGACCGTGATCAAGGGCGGGCTCAGCCACCGGGTCGTGCGGGTCGACGCCGGCGGGGGACGGTTCGTGCTGCGGGTGCTCGACCTGGCCGTCACCGAGGCGGGCCTCGGCGTGACCATGGAGCAGGAGATCGCCAACACCGTGCAGGCCGCCGAGACCGGCGCCGGGCCCCGGGTGCTGCGGGTGCTGCCCGACGCGCACGCCCTGGTGCTGGAGTACGTGGACGGCCGGACGCTGTCGGCCGCGGACGTGCCGTCGCATCTGGACGGGATCGCCGACGCCTGCCGGCGGCTGCACTCCGGACGCCCGTTCGGCAACAGCTTCGACATATTCGAGAAACTGGCCGAGTTCCTCACGCTGTGCGAGCGGCACGGGCTGGGGCTGCCCGACGGCTACGCCGAGCAGTTGCCGTTGGTGGCCCGGATCCGCGAGGCGCTGGCCGCGCGGCCGCTGCCGGCCGTGCCGTGCCACAACGACCTGCTGGCCGAGAACTTCATCGCCGACGGCGACCGGGTGCGTATCGTCGACTACCAGCTGTCCGGGCAGAACGACCCGTGCTTCGAGCTGGGCGACATCGCCGCCGAGGCGCTGCTGGACGTGACCGGCGTGACCCGGCTGGCCCTTGCCTACTTCGGTTCGGACCTGAATGATCGGCTTCTCGCCAGGACCCGGTTGTACCTGACGATGTCCAATGTGACCTGGACCCTGTGGTTCACGGTCCACAGTGGACTGCTCGGTGGCAGAGCTGATGTCTCGGCTGCCGCCGACTTCGACTACGCGGCCGAGGCGGCCGCGAAGTGGGGGCGGGCGCTGAGCGATCTCGGCGATCCCGGGTTGGGAGAGTTGCTGGACACCGTGCGGAGGTAG
- a CDS encoding RDD family protein encodes MPDRRVGRQPDVEDASYGLIVVQRWNVREPRERTARWRIAVAVDILLHSFVTFIVFGSYLVGHPDPPLWGVLLALPGSYLAVSFVHRVFLQWWWRATLGKLLLGVVLVRSDTRERPPLRRLAGVWLLSLVLTFAQLLDGL; translated from the coding sequence GTGCCTGATCGCCGTGTCGGGCGGCAGCCGGATGTCGAGGACGCGTCGTACGGCCTGATCGTCGTCCAGCGGTGGAACGTGCGCGAGCCGCGGGAGCGCACGGCGCGCTGGCGGATCGCGGTGGCCGTCGACATCCTGCTGCACTCGTTCGTGACGTTCATCGTGTTCGGCAGCTACCTGGTCGGCCACCCGGATCCGCCGTTGTGGGGGGTGCTCCTGGCGCTGCCGGGCAGCTACCTGGCGGTGTCCTTCGTGCACCGGGTGTTTTTGCAGTGGTGGTGGCGGGCCACGCTCGGCAAGCTGCTGCTGGGCGTGGTCCTGGTGCGCAGCGACACCCGCGAGCGGCCGCCGCTGCGGCGCCTGGCCGGGGTTTGGCTGCTCTCCTTGGTGCTCACGTTCGCTCAGCTGTTGGACGGGCTGTGA
- a CDS encoding amino acid permease, whose product MSEQVDDHIDDDATTLARLGYRQELRRTWSGFSNFAISFSIISILSGCFTTFGQAWNNGGPVAISWGWPVISAFILIIGLCMSELVSAFPTAGGIYWWASKLGKPVHGWFTGWLNLVGLVAVTASVDYGCATFISFFLSLVDSGWEGTLTQIFLIFVVVLVLHALINIFGSHLVAMLNNVSVYWHVVGVVAVVAILAFAPVHHQSFAFVFTERINNSGFADGTYWFYVLPLGFLLTQYTITGFDACAHISEETKGAARTAARGIWQSILYSAIGGWVLLLAFLFAATNVDEINKQAGFVGSIITTALNSNLAIVVIGISAIGQFFCGMSCVTSTSRMSYAFSRDGAVPGHRLWSKLNANRVPVNAVIGSCVAGLVLTLPALYKSSAGVPTAFYAVVSVAVIGLYLAFLIPIALRLRAGDSFVPGPWTLGRNYKWMCWTAIIEIVIISVYFILPTVPAGVPGAADFSWTAVNYAPLAVGGLVLLIAIWWFASARKWFTGPKHTIEI is encoded by the coding sequence GTGAGCGAGCAGGTCGACGACCACATCGACGATGACGCGACAACACTGGCAAGACTGGGCTACCGGCAGGAGTTGCGCCGGACGTGGAGCGGCTTCTCCAACTTCGCCATCTCCTTCTCCATCATCTCCATCCTGTCCGGCTGCTTCACCACGTTCGGGCAGGCGTGGAACAACGGTGGGCCGGTGGCGATCAGCTGGGGCTGGCCGGTCATCTCGGCGTTCATCCTGATCATCGGGCTGTGCATGTCCGAGCTGGTGTCGGCCTTCCCCACGGCCGGCGGGATCTACTGGTGGGCCTCGAAACTGGGCAAGCCGGTGCACGGCTGGTTCACCGGCTGGCTCAACCTGGTCGGGCTGGTCGCCGTGACCGCCTCGGTCGACTACGGCTGCGCCACCTTCATCTCGTTCTTCCTGTCCCTTGTGGACTCCGGCTGGGAGGGCACGCTCACCCAGATCTTCCTGATCTTCGTGGTCGTGCTGGTGCTGCACGCGCTGATCAACATCTTCGGCAGCCACCTGGTCGCCATGCTGAACAACGTGTCCGTGTACTGGCACGTCGTCGGTGTCGTCGCCGTGGTGGCCATCCTGGCCTTCGCGCCGGTGCACCACCAGAGCTTCGCGTTCGTGTTCACCGAGCGGATCAACAACTCCGGCTTCGCCGACGGCACCTACTGGTTCTACGTGCTGCCACTGGGTTTCCTGCTCACCCAGTACACCATCACCGGCTTCGACGCGTGCGCGCACATCTCCGAGGAGACCAAGGGCGCCGCCCGCACGGCCGCCCGTGGCATCTGGCAGTCCATTCTGTACTCGGCCATCGGCGGCTGGGTCCTGCTGCTGGCCTTCCTGTTCGCCGCCACCAACGTCGACGAGATCAACAAGCAGGCCGGTTTCGTCGGCTCGATCATCACGACGGCGCTGAACTCCAACCTGGCCATCGTGGTCATCGGCATCTCGGCCATCGGGCAATTCTTCTGCGGCATGAGCTGCGTGACCAGCACCTCGCGGATGAGCTACGCCTTCAGCCGTGACGGTGCCGTGCCCGGGCACCGACTGTGGTCGAAGCTGAACGCCAACCGCGTGCCGGTGAACGCCGTGATCGGCTCCTGCGTGGCCGGCTTGGTGCTGACGCTCCCCGCCCTGTACAAGAGCTCCGCCGGCGTGCCCACCGCTTTCTACGCCGTCGTCTCGGTGGCGGTGATCGGCCTCTACCTGGCCTTCCTCATCCCCATCGCCCTGCGCCTGCGAGCCGGCGACTCCTTCGTGCCCGGCCCGTGGACCCTGGGCCGCAACTACAAGTGGATGTGCTGGACCGCCATCATCGAGATCGTCATCATCTCGGTCTACTTCATCCTGCCCACCGTCCCCGCCGGCGTCCCCGGCGCCGCCGACTTCAGCTGGACCGCCGTCAACTACGCCCCGCTGGCCGTCGGCGGCCTGGTGCTGCTCATCGCCATCTGGTGGTTCGCCTCGGCCCGCAAGTGGTTCACCGGCCCCAAACACACCATCGAGATCTAG